The window AGCCTGTGACCGAAGTTAAGACTGAGACTCAACAAGAACCAGTCGACCCTAAAAAAGCAGCGGTTGCTGCAGCGATTGCTCGTGCTAAAGCAAGAAAGGCGCAGCAAGAGCAAGACAAAAAGAATAATGAGGAGAAAGAGTAGTGGCCTTCTTTATCGCCAGCTCACCGCACGCGCACAATCGTAGAAGCACCCCCGATCTCATGAAATGGGTCGCTATTTGTGCATTGCCAGGTCTACTAGCTCAAACCTACTTCTTTGGATGGGGTACTCTCATCCAGTTGGTATTTGCTATTGCACTTGCTGTTACCTTTGAAGCCGCTGTAATGCTGCTAAGAAAACGTCCACCAGTGATGGCATTGCGTGATTACAGTGCGGTTGTGACCGCTTGGCTACTCAGTGTCGCGATTCCCCCACACTCTCCGTGGTGGATTCTAGTCATAGGTATGTTCTTCGCTATCATCATCGCAAAACACCTTTATGGCGGCCTTGGACAAAACCCATTTAACCCGGCGATGGTGGCTTACGTTGTTTTGCTGATCTCATTCCCAGTTCAAATGACGAGTTGGAATGCGCCGACCAGCTTAACCGCTGAAGCAACGAGCTTTGTTGACTCATTTTTGATGATCTTTACCGGTTTCAACAATGAAGGTTTGTCTCTGCAGCAAGCGCGTCTTGGTATTGATGGCACCACCATGGCAACACCACTTGATGCCTTCAAAACGGCATTGACGGCAGGCAACACCGCTTCTGAAGCTCTGTCTCAACCACAATTCAGCTGGTTAGCTGGTGTGGGTTGGGAATGGGTTAACCTTGCCTACCTAGTCGGCGGCTTAGTGCTCATTAAACAACGTGTGATTCAGTGGCATATTCCAGTCGCTTTTATTGCTAGCCTTGCGCTGTTTAGCCTAGTGTTCTTAGTGTTGACGCCAGGTGAAACCGCTTCTCCAACCATTCATCTATTGTCTGGCGCAACCATGCTTGGTGCATTCTTCATTGCAACCGATCCGGTTTCAGCCTCGACAACAGTGAAAGGTCGCTTGGTATTTGGTGCCCTGATTGGCGGGTTAGTCTTTATTATCCGCAGTTGGGGTGGCTTCCCTGATGGCGTAGCGTTCGCTGTATTGTTAGCCAACATGTGTGTTCCACTGATTGACTACTACACCAAACCTCGTACATACGGCCACTAAGGAGCGGATACCATGCTAAATGCAATTAAGAAAAATGGCCTTGTACTCGCGATTTTTGCGTGTGCTTCAACAGGTTTGGTAGCGGTAACTCACTACCTGACCAAAGACCAGATTAAGCAGCAAGAACAGGCTCAGTTACTGTCCGTGCTTAACCAAGTTATCCCGCACGATCTGCACGATAATGAACTGTTTTCAGCCTGTACTCTGGTTCAAGCCGAAGAGCTAGGCACTGAACAAGCGATGCCAGCTTACATTGCTAAACTCAATGGTGAACCAAGCGCGATT of the Vibrio lentus genome contains:
- the rsxD gene encoding electron transport complex subunit RsxD, which codes for MAFFIASSPHAHNRRSTPDLMKWVAICALPGLLAQTYFFGWGTLIQLVFAIALAVTFEAAVMLLRKRPPVMALRDYSAVVTAWLLSVAIPPHSPWWILVIGMFFAIIIAKHLYGGLGQNPFNPAMVAYVVLLISFPVQMTSWNAPTSLTAEATSFVDSFLMIFTGFNNEGLSLQQARLGIDGTTMATPLDAFKTALTAGNTASEALSQPQFSWLAGVGWEWVNLAYLVGGLVLIKQRVIQWHIPVAFIASLALFSLVFLVLTPGETASPTIHLLSGATMLGAFFIATDPVSASTTVKGRLVFGALIGGLVFIIRSWGGFPDGVAFAVLLANMCVPLIDYYTKPRTYGH